ACGACAGCGGTGGGCGCCGGCCTCGCTGCGGAGTTCTGGGAGTTCGTCGGCGATCGCTCCACGACACCGGGGGTTTCTGTGTGCCGTCGTAGTGCCTGGCTGATGGTTTTCGGGAGGTGTCTGCTGGTCGAATGTGTCGGGTCCGGTCGTCCATGTTGTTGCCGGGATGGGTATTTCGTGGGTGGTGTGGTGGTGAAGGGGTGGTGCTGTTCAGGTGCGAGTGGTTCAGGGGCTTGCCGGGGGTGTGTCGTTCTGGGCGTGGTGGAGCGCGGAGCTGAGGGGGCTGTGCCGGTGGTGGACGTGGCGGCCGTGTCGGGTGCGGTCGAGGAGGCGGGCCGCGGCGAGGGCGGAGAGGTGCTGGCTGACGGCGGCGGGGGTGACGTTCAGGCGGTGGGCGAGTTCTGTGGTGGTGGCCGGTTCGGCGAGCAGGGCCAGCAACCGGGCGCGGGGGCGGCCGAGCAGGCATTCCAGGGCATGGGGTGTGGTGGGTTCGTGCCGCTCGGTCAGGAGGGCTGTGCCGCGGGTGGTGTAGACGATGTGGGGCGGGGCGTCGCGGCCGAGCATGGTGGAGACGCCGTCGACGAAGCAGCTGGGGGTCAGGAGCAGCCGGCGGCCGTCGATGGGGATGTCGTCGGTGGTACTGGCCCAGGGGCCTCGCCGGTGGATGCTGAGGATGCCGTTCTGCCAGGTGAGCCGCTCACTGATGCCCGTGAACAGCAGGCCGGCTCCGTGCTCGGCCAGGATCCGGGCCCGGTGTGCGAGATCGGTTTCGAGGAGTGAGCGGAGGCGGGGCCAGAGGGGCAGCAGGCAGACGTTCCAGTACGACTCCAGCGCGTCGGCGATGTCGGCCAGGAGCCCGGCCGGATCGTGCAGGCCGGCAGCGAGCCGGGGCGGGACCGGCTCGCCGAGCGGGGCGAAGGTCTGCTCCAGGCCGGGGCCGAGCAGCGCGGGGTCGGTGGCCCGCAGGGCGGCGAGTTCCGCTCTGATGTCGGGCGCGGGCACGGCGGGGCGCGGGGTGAGGAGATCGGGGACCCAGTAGCGCCGCCGGGCCACGAGAGCGGTCAGCAGCTCATGGTCGAGCTGTTCGAAGGCCGGTCGGGTATTGGCGAAGGCGTTTTTCATATGGGGCATGCGGGGGGAGTGAGGTCCCCATATGCGCAGGCTGAGGACGGTCTCCTGCAGAGGGGAGTACGCGAAGGAGGTGGCGGCGAGGTCGGCCAGGCCGAGGCGGAAACGAATCATTAAGCCCCAGTCTTAGAAGTCATCTCATTTGGCGAGTCGGCGGTAGCAGATGAGGGTGCAGGTGATGCTGGTGAAGGCGAGGAAGTGGTCGGCCTTGTGTTCGTAGCGTCGGTGGAGTCGGCGGAAGCCGGCGAGCCAGGCCATGGTGCGTTCCACGGTCCAGCGGTGGCGGCCCAGCCGTTGGGAGGGCTCGACTCCCTTGCGTGCGATGCGGTGGGTGATGCCGCGTTCGCGTAGCCATCGCCGCAGGTGGGCGTAGTCGTATCCTTTGTCGGCGTGGAGTTTGGCGGGCTTGCGCCGTCGCCGGCCGCGGCGTGAGCGGATCGGTGGGATGCCCTTCACGAGGGGTATCAGGGCTTGGCTGTCGTGCAGGTTGGCCCCGGAGATGCCGACGGATATGGGCAGACCGGTCCGTTCGGTGATCAGGTGGATCTTCGAGCCGTACTTGCCCCGGTCGACAGGATTCGGACCTGTCAGGTCCCTCTTTTCAGGGCTCGCATGTTCACCGAGTCGATCGCGCACCTTGACCAGTCAAGCTCGCCGCGGGCACCGAGTTCGTCGAGGACCAGGCGGTGGAGCCTGGCCCACACCCTGGCCTTCGACCACTCCGAGAACCGCCGGTGGGCGGTCGCTCCGGACGGGCCGAACGACGCCGAAGGCAGCTGCTGCCAGGTACAACCTGACGTGGCCACGAAGACGATCGCCGCCAGCACTTCCCGGTCGCCGTACCGACGCCGACCACCACCCTGCGGCCGCGACGGCGCCTCCGGCACCACCCGCTGGAACAACGCCCACAACTCGTCCGGCACCAGCCGCTCAACGATCCCCACCATGGCTCACAGACTACCGAGTCGCCCAAATGAGATGACTTCTTAATCCATTCCGGCTTGTGCGCGTGCGGGCTTGGCTGACGGCCATGAGTACCGCGCCATCATCTTCTTCCTCTACGTCTCTTCCGGTTTCGCCGTCCCCGGCCCGGCTCCGGGCCGGGGCGGAGAGGTCCAGGCCGGCGGCTGACCCCGTCGTGCGGTCCCTGGGTCTGCTGATCGTCGTGAACGCGACAGGCAACGGCCTGTTCCTTGCTGTCAGCATGCTCTGGTTCACCCGCGGGCTCGGCTACTCCACGGGCCGGATCGGCCTCGCGCTCACCCTCGCCGGGCTGTGCGGCGTTTTCGCCGCCTACCCCGCGGGCCGGGCCGCCGACCGGTACGGTGCCAAGGAGGTCCTCGCCGTCCTTCATGTCCTCCAGGCCGCCGCGATGGCCGCCTTCGCCTTCGCCGGCACCTATCCGGCGTTCGTCCTGCTGGCGTGCGCGGTCACCGCCGGAAGCAGGGCCAACGCCGCCGTGCGCAGCACTCTCTACGCGCACAGCCTGCCGGCCGCCACCCGCACCCCCGCCCTCGGTCTGCTGCGCGCCGTCAACAACGCCGGCATCGGCGCGGGTGCCGCCCTCGGCGCCGGAGTCGCGGCTTTCGGCCACCACGGCGCCTACCAGGGCCGCGATCCTCGCCAACGCCCTCACGTTCCTGCTGGCGCTGTTCCCCCTGCGCTCGGTCCGCGCCACGCACCCGGTCGCGGAGAAGCCCGTCACCGACCGGCCCGGCGGCTCCCGCCGGCCGAACCGCTCCGCTTCCCCCGGCCGCGGTCCGGGTGCACTGGGAGACCGCCCCTACCTCGCCGTCACGGCGCTCAACGCGATCGTCAACATGCTCTACGTCGTCCTGGAGGTCGCTCTGCCGCTATGGCTCACCGGTTACACGAACGCCCCCCGCCCCCTGGTCGGCGTCCTCCTCGTCCTCAACACCGTCCTCGTCGTCACCCTGCAGGTCCGGGCCGGCCGCGGCGCCACCGAACTCCCCGCCGCGGCACGGGCTTTCCGCCTCGGCGGCCTGCTCACCGCCCTCGCCTGCGTCACGGCCGCCGCAGCCGCGCACCGCGCCCCGGCCGCCGCCAGCGTGATCCTCCTGGCGGCCGTCCTGCTCCTGACCCTGGGCGAGGTCACCTCCCAGGCCGGCAGCTGGACACTCGGCTACGCCCTGGCACCCGATCATGCCCAGGGCGCCTACCAGGGCGTCTTCCAGACCGGCATCTCCCTCACCCAGGCTCTGGGCCCCCTCGCGGTCACCACCCTCGTCCTGCCGCACGGCACCACGGGCTGGCTCGCGCTCGGTGCGGTGTTCGGCGGCGCGGCACTCGCCCTGCCGCCGACGGCACGCCGAGCCGAGCGGCGCCGTCCCGTGCCGGACCCCTGACCTCGCACGGCGGCCGCTTCGCCGCATCCGCCACGCGGCCGGACCGGTGCGCCTTCTGCGAGATCCGGCCAATCGGTTCCTTTGCGTCATCATCCGGTGACCTGGAGGTACGGACTGCGGGATGCGGATACACAGAGGGGTCGAAACGAGACCGAGGGTGGTCCGGGGGCGGAAGAGTGTGCTGACGATCAACACGGGAGCACTGCTCGCCGTCATCGTCTGCTGCGGCTGCGGCTGCGGCTGCGCCGGTGCGCCGAGGCCCGGAGCCGGAACGACGAGAAGCTGACCGTGATCACCGTGCTCGCTCCCGGCACCGTATCGCTCCGTCCCCGCCGGGCGTGGGCCTCGGCGGCCTCTGGGGCCGACTCGCCTTCGGCATCACCCATTCCTCCCGCTGGAAACGGAGCGCGCCTGATGGCCGACCGCCGCCCACCGCCCCGCCGCCGGCCTGCGGCACGTCGTCCCGTACGCCGCAGCACGCCTCGGCGCCGGCGTCGTTCGCGCCGGCGGCAGCGCCAGGACACTCAGCTGCTCCTGCTCGGCTCCGGTGCCGTCGCAGGCCTCGCCCTGGTCTGGGCGGTGGTCTCCTGGCTGCTGGTCAACTGGTGGGTGCTGGTCGTACTCGGGGCCCTCGCCGCCGTCGGCACGGCGGTGCGGGTCCACCGGTACCGCCGGCAGCAGGCATGGACCGGGTACGGCAGCAGGCACTTCGCTACGGACTGCCGCAGCTGGACGCCCTGCACCACCGCGACTTCGAGTACGCGATCCGCGACCTGATGCTCCGTGACGGGTGCGCCGACGCCCGGCAGATCGGCGGGGCCGGCGACAACGGCGCCGACGTCCTGGCCACCGACCCCCTGGGCCGCACCTGGGTCATCCAGGCCAAGCACCGCAAGGACGGGGACCGCGGCTCAGCCGTCGGCACCCCCGACCTCCAACGGGTCAACGGCACCGCCCGCCAGCTGTACGGCGCCGACATCGTCCTGGTCGTCACCAACGGCCGTTTCTCCACCCGCTGCGCACCCCTGGCCCAGCAACTGCGCATGCACCTGGCCGACCGGCGCATCCTCGCGGCCTGGGCGAGCGGCGGACGTCCGCTGTGGGAACTCCTCCCGCGGATCCCCGCTCCCCGCAACGGCCGGTGACCGGGCGAGGTGCGGCCGGACCTTCACCTGGCAGCCGTGCGTTCACCCCGGCGGGTGTCAGGTGGCCGGCCGCCGTCGGCGTCCTGCCCTTCACGGAGCCGCGGTCCGTGCGAGGCCGGCGCCCGGCCGTCCGGTACGTACGGCGTCAGGTGGACCAGGGCACTGCCCCCGTGCGGCCGGAGGCGGGGCGGGCGCAGCGGAAGACGGTACCGCTTGTGGGCGGCCTTCTTCCGGGCGACGGCATGGGGCTGCCTCCGGGGAGCGGAAGCAGCCCCCGGGCCGGCTCGGGCCGCCTGCAGGAGCCGGCTCGGGCCGCCTCCGGCGGTTCCTTGCGACAGGGACCGAGCGGTCCTACGGGGCCGAGGCCTGCGGTGCACACGGTCGTCGTGCCGGTTCCGGTCAGATCGCCGTGGGAGATCCAGGTGCTCCCGGGCGGTGTCGTCCAGACCATGTGGCGGAGGCGGTCACCGGTCCTGACGTGGCGGCAGAGGTTTTGGGCCGCGTACACGCCCGGGCCGCCGGAGCCGACGGTGTCCGTGCGTCCGTCGCCGGTGATGCCGGCGAGGACGTCGCGTGCCGGGTCCGGCCCGCCAGCTGTGCTGGGTGCGACGGGTGTGTCGACGGTGTGTCTTCGCATGCGGAGCCGGGGTGCGGGGCGCCCTGGTGGGCGATCGCACGCTTCCGGCGGGCGGTGGCAGCGGGCAGGGTGGTATCAGCGGCGGTCGCGGACCGCGCCCGGCCGTCGCCGGTCCGCCGCCGCGACCCCAGGTGCGCGACGGCCTCCTGCGCCCGGGCGGCAGCGCCCGGGCGTCCGTCGTGCAGCGGCCCGGCCCGGCCCCTCGGTGGCGGCGAGGAACACCACTGCGGACATCAGAAGAGCCGTGCCGGTGAGGACGGCCGCGTTGAGCTGCTCGCCGAGGACCAGGACGCCGATGGCGGCCGCGGTGACCGGTTCCACCAGGGCGACGACGGAGGCTGTGGTCGCCCGCACAGCGCCGAGGCCGGCGAAGAACAACGTGTACGCCAACGCCGTCGGCACGGCCCCGAGGTAGAGAACCAGGCCCAGCGTCCACGCCGGTCGCCCCATGTCGGGCAGCAGGCCCTCCAGCAGAGCCGTCGGCAGAAGACAGACCGTGCCGACCGCGAAGCCGGTGACCGTGGACTCGAACACCCCATCGGCGTTATCCCGGCCGGAGAGGCGGCCCAGCAACGTCACGCCTGCGTAGCCGGCGGCGGAGAGCAGCGCGTAGCCGATGCCCGGCGCGGGAGCCGGTCCGGTGCTCCCGTCCGCACCGCCCGTCAGCAGCACCAGGCCGGCGACGCCGCTCGCCACCGCGGCAATTCCGGCGGCGCCGGCGCGCTCGCCCAGCGTGAGCCGGGCTCCGGCAGTCACCAGTAGCGGACCCGCGCCCAGGGTCACCACCGTGGCCACGGTCAGCCCGGCCTGCTGCACGGAGGCGAAGTAGGCCGTCTGGTACACCGCCAGCCGAGGCCCGTGATCAGGGCGCGCCGCGGGTTCGCCGCGAACGCCGCGCGCAGCGACAACGCTGTTCCCGGCCGCCGGGCCCGTCTGACAGGTGAGCTGCCAGGAGCAGCCCGAGTCCCGCCAGGAACCGCCAGAACGAGACCGAGACGGGGCCGATGCCGCCGACGTCGTACAGTACGGCGGCCACGGCACCGCCCGTGCCCCAGGCCGTGGCCGCGATCGCGACATGGAGAGCACCCCGCCGGACGGGCAGGGCGGAAGAGGACTGCAACGGAGGTCTCCTCGGTCGGTTGCCATACGATGTGTTCGTGGGCAACCCGTGCGGCCGTCCCGTGAAGCCGGGACGGCTCAGCACGACTGCCCGCCTCAGGCGGTGGGCGGCGGAGGCGTCAGGAACGGCTGCAGGTGATCACCGTCCGACGCGGTGCCGCGTACGGCGTCCGGGACCGTGCCGGGCCCCGGCCCGGCGAGCCGGGCGACGAAGCCGTCGACCATGGCGGTCTGCACGTCCCGGGAAACCGTCCGGGATCGAAGAGGGCCTGGACGACGAGCCCGTGGACGAAGGCGACCGCGGCGGCGGCCAGTTGGCCGGTGTCGGCGTGCGGGGGATCTGCCCGAGGCTGCGCGCCGTCTCGAGATGAGGACGAAAACCGGCGCGCAACCTCGTGTACCTGTCGCCCTGCTGGGCGGCCAGAGCCTCGTCGGCGAGGGACAGGTCCCAGGAGCTGACCCAGATGCGGTTACGGGCGGTGCCGGCCGGCGTGAGCGGCAGGATGTCGAGCAGCATGGCCCGCACGGTGGGCAGGCCGTCGGCGGGAGGAGTCCGGCGCGGGCGTCCCGCCGTGTCCTGTTCCAGCAGGTCCAGCGCGTGCGTGACAAGAGCCCGCTTGCTCGGGAAGTAGTGCGTCAGCATGCCGGTCGAGACACCCATGGCGGCGGCCACGGCGCGCAGTGTCAGACCGCCGAACCCCTTGGCGGCAAGGACGCGCCACACCGCCTCGGACATGTCCTTGCGGCGAGCCTCGTGATCTCCGGGTGCGGGCGGCGGCATGGCGCTACCTACATACCAAACGCTTGTTACGCACCCTTTCGGCCACGTGCCCGCCGGCAGTCTCCCTGCCGGCGCTCCGGCCGGCCCGACCTGGAAGGCGGAACGCCCATGCTCACCGCCCCGCTCGACGACCACGCGCAACTGCGCCCCTGGAGCCCTGGCAGGCGCCGGAGTTCCTGGCGCACATCGACCGGGCCCGCCCCCTGGTCGACCCATGGATCCCCTGGGCCTCGCTCACCACCGACCTGGCCACGGCCACGGCCACCCTCCAGCGCTACGCCGACCTCTCGTCCGCCGACAACGGCCGGATATACGGGATCTGGCTGGACGGGGTGCTCGTCGGCGGCGTCATGTTCACCCGCTTCGACACCTCCTCGGGGTGTGCGAGCTCGGCTGCTGGCTGGAGGAGGCCGGGCAGGGCCACGGGCTCGTGACCCGGGCGTGCAGGGCGCTGATCGACTGGGCCTTCACCGAGCGCGGGATGAACAGGGTCGAGTGGTGGGCCTCCGCCGGCAACACCCGCAGCACCGCGTCCGCGCGCCGTCTCGGCATGACCCGGGACGGCGTGCTCCGGCAGCGCTACCCGTACCGCGGGCTGCGCCACGACAGCGAGGTGTGGTCCGTCCTGGCCCAGGAGTGGCCGCCGGCAGGGGACCGGTCCGCACCCTCGTCCGGCGACCGGGCGGAGATCGACCGCCTGGCGGACCTGTTCATGGGCTCCTTCACCAACACCGGGGGGAGGCACCCTGATCTGCAGGTGATCCGCGAACTGTTCGTCCCGGAGGGGACGATCGTCTCGAACACCGGAAACGATCCGGTGATCATGGATCTGGACGCTTTCATCGAGCCGCGTCAGAGAATGCTCACCGACGGGACCCTGACGGAGTTCTCCGAGTGGGAGGTCTCCGCGCGGACGGAGATCTTCGGATCCGTCGCTCACCGGTTCAGCGAGTACCGCAAGTCGGGCACCCGGGACGGAGTGCGCTTCGAGGGCCACGGCCACAAAACCACCCAGTTCCTACGGACCCGAGCCGGCTGGAGGAT
This DNA window, taken from Streptomyces nitrosporeus, encodes the following:
- a CDS encoding winged helix-turn-helix domain-containing protein, whose translation is MIRFRLGLADLAATSFAYSPLQETVLSLRIWGPHSPRMPHMKNAFANTRPAFEQLDHELLTALVARRRYWVPDLLTPRPAVPAPDIRAELAALRATDPALLGPGLEQTFAPLGEPVPPRLAAGLHDPAGLLADIADALESYWNVCLLPLWPRLRSLLETDLAHRARILAEHGAGLLFTGISERLTWQNGILSIHRRGPWASTTDDIPIDGRRLLLTPSCFVDGVSTMLGRDAPPHIVYTTRGTALLTERHEPTTPHALECLLGRPRARLLALLAEPATTTELAHRLNVTPAAVSQHLSALAAARLLDRTRHGRHVHHRHSPLSSALHHAQNDTPPASP
- a CDS encoding IS5 family transposase (programmed frameshift) — its product is MVGIVERLVPDELWALFQRVVPEAPSRPQGGGRRRYGDREVLAAIVFVATSGCTWQQLPSASFGPSGATAHRRFSEWSKARVWARLHRLVLDELGARGELDWSRCAIDSVNMRALKRGNLTGPNPVDRGKYGSKIHLITERTGLPISVGISGANLHDSQALIPLVKGIPPIRSRRGRRRRKPAKLHADKGYDYAHLRRWLRERGITHRIARKGVEPSQRLGRHRWTVERTMAWLAGFRRLHRRYEHKADHFLAFTSITCTLICYRRLAK
- a CDS encoding MFS transporter, which codes for MPPSAPESRLSATTAPTRAAILANALTFLLALFPLRSVRATHPVAEKPVTDRPGGSRRPNRSASPGRGPGALGDRPYLAVTALNAIVNMLYVVLEVALPLWLTGYTNAPRPLVGVLLVLNTVLVVTLQVRAGRGATELPAAARAFRLGGLLTALACVTAAAAAHRAPAAASVILLAAVLLLTLGEVTSQAGSWTLGYALAPDHAQGAYQGVFQTGISLTQALGPLAVTTLVLPHGTTGWLALGAVFGGAALALPPTARRAERRRPVPDP
- a CDS encoding DMT family transporter, coding for MYQTAYFASVQQAGLTVATVVTLGAGPLLVTAGARLTLGERAGAAGIAAVASGVAGLVLLTGGADGSTGPAPAPGIGYALLSAAGYAGVTLLGRLSGRDNADGVFESTVTGFAVGTVCLLPTALLEGLLPDMGRPAWTLGLVLYLGAVPTALAYTLFFAGLGAVRATTASVVALVEPVTAAAIGVLVLGEQLNAAVLTGTALLMSAVVFLAATEGPGRAAARRTPGRCRPGAGGRRAPGVAAADRRRPGAVRDRR
- a CDS encoding GNAT family N-acetyltransferase, translated to MCELGCWLEEAGQGHGLVTRACRALIDWAFTERGMNRVEWWASAGNTRSTASARRLGMTRDGVLRQRYPYRGLRHDSEVWSVLAQEWPPAGDRSAPSSGDRAEIDRLADLFMGSFTNTGGRHPDLQVIRELFVPEGTIVSNTGNDPVIMDLDAFIEPRQRMLTDGTLTEFSEWEVSARTEIFGSVAHRFSEYRKSGTRDGVRFEGHGHKTTQFLRTRAGWRMSSMAWDDAPHRLPG